TGACATTGCAGCTGGTCCATCTCTAGTAGCATGTTGAGATATTTGTTGAACCTAAAACACCCGTAAGAAACATATCTCCGTAAAACTGTGCAATAAATCGAGGGTGGCTGGAGCTTCCCTGAGGATAGCGTGGCGCCATGGTGTACATCGACCATAGTGAGTGCAATTGACTTGGGTACACCCTTGAATTTCCATCACATTTCGCATTGGCCTAATTCCACAGATGGGCGCGTGTGGGAGAAGCGTCCGTGGGACTGGCGACGGATTGTGGAGCTATTTGTCGGGATATGGTTTGCCATTAAGCAGCTGTAAGTCTACCACTAGACTGCACGTCGTGCCAAATAGCTAATGCTGTATGATTTCCCCCACAGATTCCTAACATTCCTTGCTCCCTTTACGGGCAACAATAACCAGGCCAATCCGCGTCGCGGAAATGGATGGGGTGGCGGTGGAGGATggggcggcggcggcggaggtggtggcggcggtggaggaggAAGACCTGGATCAGGATCAGGTGGACTAAGACCAAACCGCCGGATCGGCCGCATTCAGCCGACTATGAGCTGCAATATGCCCGCTGGAGGCGGATGAGGATAGTAGCGACATCCGGTTCCCAAGACTCTTGGGAGGATGTCGCGCCGACAGAAGGCTGGTCGTGTATAGCAGCACCCTGAATGACCCAGATATCACGGTTTATCCCGCCCATGTGGCGCTTATGACGCAGTTGTCTTAAACTCGAACTCGAGCGGGCAATTGCTGATTACGATTAACCACTGATTCCTGGGTCGCTGCTTCGTGGCCGTCGTCGGTTCCATTTATCAACTATTAGCTCCAATACATAGCTACAGGTTTTTTTCTATCGGTCTGCGGGTTTATATTCGTTAATTTACAATTGCAAATTCGAAGTCACAGTACCCAAATAGGAATACATAGTTATTCTGgtgaaatacataaataaataccaacCATAACTTTTGCAAAAGCTCTGTTTTAATGAGttcataaaaaatgttttttaaattcaaaaatgtatttatttcaaCATATGAGACTATCGACATCAGCGTAGGCTATGCGATATTTGTTGTATCATCAGCTGCTTTGCTTGTCCATCTCTAAACACCAcgtcaatttttttttttatacacaaacaaatcaaaatattcAGCTTCGGCCCAGATCTGGAAATATTTGAAAGAAACAAAAGATATTGCATGCTAATTTAGCTTTAAAATGGCGTACGTCGATCAAAGTAAGTGCAAGTGAATGAGCATATGATCTCCAGAATGCTAAGCCCTTCGTTTTGCAGATGGTCGTCTGTGGGAGAAACGTCCATGGGACTTGAGACGAGTTTTGGACACATTCGTGGGTATATGGTTCGCCGTCAAACAGTTGTGAGTGCTAAATGGGTGTTAAGAGCTTAGGATTCCTTAACCCATATCCCTCCTTTCAGGCTTGCATCGTTCCTGTCTCCATTCACTGGAAATGATAGCAACGGAGATAACTCCCGTCGAGGAAATGGATGGGGAAGTAGTAGCTGGGGCGGAgggggcggtggtggtggcggcggaggcggtggcggcggaggcggtggcggaggcggaggcggtAGCGGTTATCGCGGAGGTGGATTAAGGCCTAATCGACGAATTGGGCGCATTCCGCCCCCCTCCCAATCCTGCAATGCCGGAGGATGCTGCGGCTGAGCTGCTTAACCAAAATGCTCCAATAAATAATCCAACTCACCTCTGTGATGCggcaattaaaatagataGGTTTTTGTTTACCGTTTATATTAAAGCTATGTTTTAGTCATAATGATTTTGATTAATTgagaaaattcaaaatatgcaATCATACATACAATGcaatacaatacatacatacaatcatacaaacaataaactttttaatatCCGAACTTACAATGAATCGTACTTTCAGATGCTTTTGACTTATTTTTGCAACAATTTctctatttctattttcaataattaaccacccctttcacttttcaattgattttgtaaaattaatttttggccaaaattttcgcattttttgtaaggggtaccatcatcaaaatttgcaaaaaaatgaaaaatcctagaattcccaaacttgaatgcaaatcgattggaatttaaaaaacaaactcaacgatgtatgacattccatatttgagtcattattttcaatgttttgatcaaaataccgaatatttttttcacaaaaaatctggaaactacttttggcaaaaaactcaattttcaagttggcttttttggctataacttgtctaaaaatggtcacagagcaaaaagaattaccattttatactccttATGACCAATACTAACAACCCCTATCACTTTAAAacggattttgtaaaattaatttttggccaaattttcacattttttgtaaggggtaacatcatcaaaatttgcaaaaaaatgaaaaatcctagaattcccaaacttgaatgcaaatcgattgggatttaaaaaacaaactcaacgaggtatgacattccatatttgagtcattattttcaatgttttgatcaaaataccgaatatttttttcacaaaaaatctGGGAACTacttttggcaaaaaactcaattttcaagttggctcttttggctataacttgtctaaaaatggtcacagagcaaaaataattaccattttatactccttATGACCAATACTAACAACCCCTATCACTTTAAAacggattttgtaaaattaatttttggacaaattttcgcattttttgtaaggggtaccatcatcaaaatttgcaaaaaaatgaaaaattctagaattcccaaacttgaatgcaaatcgattgggatttaaaaaacaaactcaacgaggtatgacttTCCATATTTGAgtcattattttcaatgttttgatcaaaataccgaatatttttttcacaaaaaatctggaaactacttttggcaaaaaactcaattttcaagttggcttttttggctataacttgtctaaaaatggtcacagagcaaaaagaattaccattttatactccttATGACCAATACTAACAACCCCTATCACTTTAAAacggattttgtaaaattaatttttggccaaattttcacattttttgtaaggggtaacatcatcaaaatttgcaaaaaaatgaaaaatcctagaattcccaaacttgaatgcaaatcgattgggatttaaaaaacaaactcaacgaggtatgacattccatatttgagtcattattttcaatgttttgatcaaaataccgaatatttttttcacaaaaaatctGGGAACTacttttggcaaaaaactcaattttcaagttggctcttttggctataacttgtctaaaaatggtcacagagcaaaaataattaccattttatactccttATGACCAATACTAACAACCCCTATCACTTTAAAacggattttgtaaaattaatttttggacaaattttcgcattttttgtaaggggtaccatcatcaaaatttgcaaaaaaatgaaaaattctagaattcccaaacttgaatgcaaatcgattgggatttaaaaaacaaactcaacgaggtatgacattccatatttgagtcattattttcaatgttttgatcaaaataccgaatatttttttcacaaaaaatctggaaactacttttggcaaaaaactcaattttcaagttggcttttttggctataacttgtctaaaaatggtcacagagcaaaaagaattaccattttatactccttATGACCAATACTAACAACCCCTATCACTTTAAAacggattttgtaaaattaatttttggccaaattttcacattttttgtaaggggtaccatcatcaaaatttgcaaaaaaatgaaaaatcctagaattcccaaacttgaatgcaaatcgattgggatttaaaaaacaaactcaacgaggtatgacattccatatttgagtcattatttttaatgttttgatCAAAATACCGATTATTTTCTTCACAGAAAACTGGGAAactatttttggcaaaaaactcaATGTTTAAGTTCGCTTTTGTGGctataacttgactaaaaatggactcacagcaaaaagaattaccattttatactccttATGATCAACACTAACCATCCctttaactttttaattgattttgtaaaattaatttttggacaaattttcgcattttttgtaaggggtacgtaccatcatcaaaatttgcaaaaaaatgaaaaattctagaattcccaaacttgaatgcaaatcgattgggatttaaaaaacaaactcaacgaggtatgacattccatatttgagtcattattttcaatgttttgatcaaaataccgaatatttttttcacaaaaaatctggaaactacttttggcaaaaaactcaattttcaagttggcttttttggctatAACTTGTCTAAAAATGGCCTCacagcaaaaagaaaagaagtcAAGAAGATTACGCATGGCAAAAAAGCAATATTTACGGAAgataatgtatttatataccTAAGCTAAGCTTTATATGGTAAACTACCTAAGCTAAGCTATAATAATGCATTATAAATTTACCAACAAGTCACATACAGCATTTTGAATCTTCCGCCAAATGAAATTTCCGCGTAATCGCGAATACCCCATATGTAGTAACTTTCTGACAGACCGAGTGCGATCTGGCAGCACCGCTCAGAACATATGTTCAGTTGTCTGGTGGAAAGAAGAAGCACAGATGCGGCGCCTGGTGCGAAATTGGAATTGCCGATTGTTATTTAACGCCAAATCCGGCCAAGAAATTGTCAGCCATGCCGGAATTCACCAGGAGGCCAAGACCAATGCGATTCCCAGGGAAAAGAAAGTGATTGAGGCGGACAAGAATGGATACGGGGCCAAACATTGCATGAGTCTAGTGGAGTAAGTAGCGCAAACTTGTCGATTGAAGTTATCCGTATAATTGAACATGGATCTATTCCGGATAACCAGGAAATACGACTACGAGAACTACCTGTGCACCTTGCTCCTACCACGGGAACTGCGACGTGCTGCCTTCGCCCTACGGGCATTCAATGTGGAGGTCTCCAGATCGGTTAGCGGCCATGTGAGTGGAGCATCGAAATTCCTTGGGGCTTATTTTTTAAGTTAGAATAACGTGGCGCCTTAAATTCAGACTCCGTTCAGACTCTGTTACTCCGCATCAATATTATTGTAAGCATAAGTGGCTTATGTCCGCATCTCATGAATATTATTACCATTTCGAACGGTTTCACAAATCTCTTAATTTCTTATGTACACTGCAAGAGTATAATTTCTCTCCTTCCTTTAAAACGGATAGAGAAATTCGTAGAATAAGCAACACTTCGTAGTTTTTAAACTTCTTATTTCTGTCCAGTAAAATCGTTTATATAATGACAAATATCCTTGCAGCAAATTGAGCCGCAAATAGCCAAAATGCGCCTTAAGTTCTGGCACGACTCCATAGACAAGTGCTTTGAGCCGGATTCCCAAAGATCGTACGTGGAGGACCAGCCTGTCCTGCGCGAACTGAAGCACACGGTGGGCAGTCGCAAGCTAAATAAGGTATATTTGCGCCGTCTGGTCACAGCACGGGAACGTCCGCCCACGCATGCATTTGAGTCGATACGCGAGCTGGAGGAGTACACGGAACAGACCTTCTCTTCGCTATTGCTCCTGCTGTTGGAGGTGGGCGGAGTGCGTGACCTAAATGCTGATCATGCCGCCTCCCACTTGGGCAAGGCCCAAGGCATCGCCACCCTGCTGCGATCGATACCGCTGGCAGGACGTCAGCAGGCGCCCTGCATTCCGCTCGAGGTGCTGGTGCTGCATGGCGTCAGCCAGGAGCGCATCATTCGCTCTAAGAGCGACGACAAGGGTGTCGAGGACTGTATATTCGATGTGGCCAGTGCCGCCAATACGCACCTAAAGCTCGCCAGGCAGCTGCACGATAAGGTGCCGCCGCAGGTGCGCAAGATCTTCCTCTCCGCCGTGGCCACGGATGCATATTTGGAGCGCCTCCGCCGTGCCAACTTCCTGTGAGTTCCTTTGTTTTATATTGCTTTGTTTTATATTACGACAAACACAGGAGAGAACCAGCTTCTTTTTGTAGTTAAGATGTTATTTTTATCCAGTTATAAGTACGATTTGCCTTTATTGAGACTTCTTTATTTCAAAACCTAGCTATAGTTTGTTGGTTGTTCAGTATTCATGGAGCGGACCCTTCTTTTTATCAATCCccataataatataataattttcccATCTTATAGGCTAACCCACAAGAGCTGCGTAGGCCGCGACACCTTACTGCCAGCACGTTTATTCTGGAAGTCGCTGCTTAATCGGTTCTGATAGCGATTATGTTAGTATGTAGTACGAAATAAATTCTTCATTGTTGACTTCTTTAATAAAAATCACTTTAAAATAAGAGCTCTTACTTTTTCTCGAATCAATAGAAGAGGATTTCCAATGTTTATAAGAATACGAATATGAATCGGATCGGGGATCTTTTGGATGAAATGGGTTAAGAACGGTTGCAGGAATATCGCTATCTCGCTTCGAATCGGGACGTAATTACTATCGATGACAGGTGCACCAAAGGTTCGTCCCGACGAAGGTATCGGTGGATACGATGCAAGACCCGATTGGTACAGTAGTTGCTAGCTGATTTCAGAGCGTTTCAGGCgcagttttagttttttatgaATGTTAGAATTGATGTGGAAAGTGTGTGTTGGATATTAATGAGAACGGAGCAGTGCGACGATCGCTCAACAAGATAAGCACCGTTTGTTTTTGGGCCCGTTTCCGGCTTCCGGTTGCTAGTTCCGGAAAAATTGCAACGCCTACTTTACGCGTACTTTTGGCATGGTGAGTTTTTGGCGCGCTTTCTTCGCACTCCTGGATTGAACTTTGTAAACCCAGATTCTCTGTCTATTTTAGTTGCCGgcctttattgccttttttattttgcccaCTTTGCGTTGCGATTTCGCTTCTCCTCGCATGTAACGGTTCTTGCAAGCCCCCTATCACACACTTCGAAACGTGAAGAAGAGCAAAGAGAGGAGAGGCAAGGTGACCGCAATTTACGAATGCTAgaagagtgtgtgtgtgaaaataCGGTACTTTACACTGGTGGCTGTTAAAAGTGAAAGTCAGagtcaaaattaaaaaatcctgaaatgaaataaagtgTATCTGACTAAAAGcaccaaaaagaaaagaaaaagtaaaaaatataaaaatacacaaaatttataatacatatatatcaaaacaaaaaacaaaaaaacaataaaaaatctaaaaaagtTTTCGAATTCGAAaggaaactaaaaaaataaaacataattttacATTAACTTAAAACTAGTTCTAAGCAACTGAGCGCACGGGGCGAGCACTCGAGCCACATACCCTAGAAAACCCGATACCTGGGATATGTTCAGCACCCGAATATCCGGCGATATGAAGATCTTTGCCGCAGATGTTGCCGAGAGCAGCGTcacagcaacatgcaacacgtccgtacagcagcagcagtcgcagcaaCTTGAGTTCCGGACACGAATGTCCGCCGGATCGCCGAGCTCCAAGTCGGGACAGTGTCATCTGAAGTTCGGGAAGTACAACAATAAAACGGCCAATCTGCTGCGCCAGGTGAATAGTTGCCACAGCagtaacagcagcagcaacacaagcaacaacaacaacgaggcCATCAAgggacaacaacagcagccactgcactactgcaacagcaacaacagtcacTCGTGGGCCCGAAAGAAATACTTtggcaatggcaacagcaacaacagtctgctgcagcagcaacagcaaccatCTTCGTTCttccagcggcagcagcagcaacaccaaatGCAGATGCAACAGGAGAAGCAGGCGACGAACAACAACGATGCGCTGATGAAGAATCAGAATGTTGTCAACGCACACGTGTCTGATTGCAAGTCTAGcgatagcaacaacaacagcaccagcagcagcaacaacaacagcaccatcagcagcaacaacaacaacactagcagcgccagcaacaacaacactggcagcagcagcagttgcagcaacagAACAAAGCCAGCCAAATGGCTCAATGAGAACAgtagcagcagtagcagcagcaacaataataatatcaGCTGCAGAAATAACAACACCAGTAGCATTGATACCAAGCGACGCAACTCATCAGCGGGCGCAACTGCCGCTTACTATCGCAagtcggaatcggaatccggAAGCTCGGAAGGTGCAGCAGAATCGACGGAAACGGAGGCAACTCGAACAGGtggctgcaacagcaacaggacTGCAGAATCGTCGAGTGCAGATGGTGGCACTCAAGCAACCATGGGTAAGAGCCAGGATCAGGAGCAGGATCAGACGGTCAAGCAGAGGCCGCGACA
The DNA window shown above is from Drosophila melanogaster chromosome X and carries:
- the SelG gene encoding selenoprotein G produces the protein MVYIDHNGRVWEKRPWDWRRIVELFVGIWFAIKQLFLTFLAPFTGNNNQANPRRGNGWGGGGGWGGGGGGGGGGGGGRPGSGSGGLRPNRRIGRIQPTMSCNMPAGGGUG
- the CG1840 gene encoding uncharacterized protein, isoform A translates to MAYVDQNGRLWEKRPWDLRRVLDTFVGIWFAVKQLLASFLSPFTGNDSNGDNSRRGNGWGSSSWGGGGGGGGGGGGGGGGGGGGGGGSGYRGGGLRPNRRIGRIPPPSQSCNAGGCCG
- the CG1840 gene encoding uncharacterized protein, isoform B, which produces MAYVDQNGRLWEKRPWDLRRVLDTFVGIWFAVKQLASFLSPFTGNDSNGDNSRRGNGWGSSSWGGGGGGGGGGGGGGGGGGGGGGGSGYRGGGLRPNRRIGRIPPPSQSCNAGGCCG
- the sicily gene encoding severe impairment of CI with lengthened youth, isoform A, producing the protein MRRLVRNWNCRLLFNAKSGQEIVSHAGIHQEAKTNAIPREKKVIEADKNGYGAKHCMSLVEKYDYENYLCTLLLPRELRRAAFALRAFNVEVSRSVSGHQIEPQIAKMRLKFWHDSIDKCFEPDSQRSYVEDQPVLRELKHTVGSRKLNKVYLRRLVTARERPPTHAFESIRELEEYTEQTFSSLLLLLLEVGGVRDLNADHAASHLGKAQGIATLLRSIPLAGRQQAPCIPLEVLVLHGVSQERIIRSKSDDKGVEDCIFDVASAANTHLKLARQLHDKVPPQVRKIFLSAVATDAYLERLRRANFLLTHKSCVGRDTLLPARLFWKSLLNRF